A single window of Anaerocolumna chitinilytica DNA harbors:
- a CDS encoding ABC transporter ATP-binding protein, with the protein MSLIVKNITKKYGDKVVVEDLSFSIENPGVYALLGTNGAGKTTSLRIILGMLSKDGGDVLWKGKTLDTVNANVGYLAEERGLYPKYSLLDQLLYFAKLRNVPKKTAMSRIEYWSDRLSVNEYIFPPKVKGKTVKANKADQLSKGNQQKIQLMAALISDPELIILDEPLSGLDPVNTELFKGIIREEIAKDKFLIMSSHQMPVIEEFCSDITIMNRGKAVLQGNLNEIKKSYGRVNLFVKSDVEIASYIENFGIQITNKTPGEYQLKVLGEEQAMAFLTKLIQDKIPIVKFELREPSLHEIFIEKVGDTHDEK; encoded by the coding sequence ATGTCGTTAATTGTCAAAAACATAACAAAAAAATATGGTGACAAAGTAGTAGTTGAGGATTTAAGCTTTTCCATTGAAAATCCCGGAGTATATGCGTTACTTGGAACGAATGGTGCCGGAAAGACTACATCTTTGAGAATTATTTTAGGAATGCTTTCAAAAGACGGGGGAGATGTATTGTGGAAAGGAAAAACCCTTGATACGGTTAATGCTAATGTCGGCTATCTGGCAGAAGAAAGAGGGCTGTATCCGAAATATTCTTTATTAGACCAGCTTTTATATTTTGCCAAGCTTCGGAATGTTCCTAAAAAAACTGCTATGAGCCGTATTGAGTATTGGTCTGATCGTCTATCGGTTAATGAATATATATTTCCTCCCAAGGTAAAGGGAAAGACAGTAAAAGCCAACAAAGCGGACCAGCTCTCAAAAGGTAACCAGCAAAAAATTCAGCTGATGGCAGCTCTTATCTCAGATCCGGAATTAATTATTCTGGATGAACCTTTGAGTGGTCTTGATCCTGTAAATACAGAACTTTTTAAAGGAATCATCCGAGAAGAGATTGCGAAAGATAAGTTCCTTATTATGTCCAGCCATCAGATGCCTGTAATTGAAGAATTTTGTTCTGATATTACGATAATGAACAGAGGAAAGGCAGTGCTGCAAGGTAACTTAAATGAGATTAAAAAGAGTTATGGCAGGGTAAACCTGTTTGTTAAGAGTGATGTAGAAATTGCCTCCTATATTGAGAACTTTGGTATTCAGATAACCAATAAGACTCCCGGCGAATATCAGCTTAAGGTATTGGGAGAAGAGCAGGCAATGGCATTTTTAACAAAGTTGATTCAGGATAAGATACCGATTGTCAAATTTGAACTTAGAGAGCCCTCACTTCATGAAATATTTATAGAAAAGGTCGGTGATACCCATGACGAAAAGTAG
- a CDS encoding helix-turn-helix transcriptional regulator — MDYFLTVSAVIVFVESRVGTEIRYEELEEATGFSLSHLRALFANITGKSLSRYIVSRRVANAAFDIVHSHMSILDIAERYQFSNPDTFTRAFNRVTGYTPSDFRKRRVEVGRMKLCAGVYGVSERIENKNMNSEQLKTTDNSVVLYGVPKVGYGVYQGCTPYPICLKACANYLGEDIDYDYAMVVCGAAFRLVWDVTCWNAGNVDVCFTFEEWEKVYRLGIEGLGYRYEAIHRENNTRKEDFISFIKERIDKGIPCIARGIIGPPETCIITGYRDGGNTLLGWNFFQDNPEFAGNVQFDESGYFISKDWWENTDTLSVMCMGERTGDKKTAEDIVKTAVEVLTGRQEGNYSKGLLAYDAWKKAIMDEEQFSDNAILPIMAERMMCHGDAMDCLIDGRWRGAEFFGKLSKEQPGGIYAEVADKFKQVAENIGKMAEVLGGFDRTQVQMTNLYKPENRKKIGELIDNCKSADEEALSLLMKL, encoded by the coding sequence ATGGATTACTTTCTGACGGTAAGTGCTGTTATTGTCTTTGTAGAAAGCAGGGTGGGGACAGAAATCAGATATGAGGAACTGGAAGAGGCCACAGGCTTTTCATTGTCTCATTTAAGAGCTCTGTTTGCTAATATAACCGGAAAATCCCTGTCCCGGTACATTGTAAGCCGAAGAGTTGCCAATGCAGCCTTTGACATTGTTCATAGCCATATGAGTATTCTTGACATTGCCGAAAGATATCAATTTTCAAATCCGGATACGTTTACAAGAGCATTTAACCGTGTTACCGGCTATACTCCATCGGATTTTCGAAAAAGGAGAGTAGAGGTAGGACGTATGAAATTATGCGCCGGTGTCTACGGTGTGTCAGAAAGGATCGAGAATAAGAATATGAATTCAGAGCAGTTAAAGACTACAGATAACAGTGTGGTTCTATATGGTGTACCTAAGGTAGGTTATGGTGTTTATCAGGGATGTACTCCTTATCCCATATGTTTAAAAGCCTGTGCCAATTATTTGGGTGAGGATATTGATTATGATTATGCCATGGTGGTTTGCGGGGCTGCATTTCGGTTGGTATGGGATGTTACCTGCTGGAATGCCGGTAATGTGGATGTATGCTTTACCTTTGAAGAATGGGAAAAGGTATACCGTCTTGGAATCGAAGGGCTGGGGTACCGTTATGAGGCTATACACCGTGAAAATAATACCAGGAAAGAAGACTTTATAAGCTTTATTAAAGAGCGAATCGACAAGGGTATTCCCTGTATTGCAAGAGGAATTATTGGGCCGCCTGAAACCTGTATTATAACCGGCTACAGAGATGGCGGAAATACTCTTCTTGGCTGGAATTTCTTTCAGGATAATCCGGAATTTGCAGGAAACGTACAATTTGATGAATCTGGCTACTTTATCTCCAAGGATTGGTGGGAGAATACAGATACTCTTTCAGTCATGTGCATGGGAGAGAGAACCGGTGATAAGAAGACAGCAGAGGATATTGTAAAAACGGCAGTTGAGGTCCTTACCGGAAGGCAGGAAGGGAATTATTCAAAGGGGCTTCTGGCTTACGATGCCTGGAAGAAGGCAATTATGGACGAGGAGCAATTTAGTGATAATGCGATACTGCCTATAATGGCTGAGAGAATGATGTGTCATGGAGATGCCATGGACTGTCTGATTGACGGAAGATGGCGCGGAGCAGAATTCTTCGGCAAACTTTCCAAGGAACAGCCAGGTGGAATATATGCAGAAGTGGCGGATAAATTCAAGCAAGTGGCAGAAAACATTGGAAAGATGGCTGAAGTTTTAGGTGGCTTTGACCGTACCCAAGTGCAGATGACCAACCTATATAAGCCCGAAAACAGAAAGAAAATCGGAGAATTAATCGATAATTGTAAATCTGCGGACGAAGAAGCTCTGTCTCTTTTGATGAAATTATAG
- a CDS encoding APC family permease → MENKNKQIEHYGLFTATAMIIGIVIGSGIFFKVDDVLKFTGGSVGLGILVFVIGALSIIFGSLTLTELSIRTEGSGGIISYFERFISPKSASGFGWFQTFIYFPTINAVISWVAALYIFSFLGINASLEAQIALGYVIFTFFYGVNILSYKLGGYIQNIAAIIKLIPLVVIAVAGIFYHGQPAAIPTGIEVIKKTHVGLAWLAALAPIAFSFDGWVVSVNITNEVRNPKRNMPLALIIGPLTVLSVYILYFLGLNNMLGSEYIMSLGNDAVNKAGAIILGSSGTKLLLFFIVISVLGVVNGMTLGSIRMPQSLAARNMIPGAEKVARLHPKYEISLPSALIAYITAAVWMLLHYITMKTDFLKGSDISEIAIVFSYICYMLLYMKVISLRKNGEIKSFFKGILCPVLGLFGSLIILIGGLISNPLHVICFILFCGLVCLLGFLYFKGKASK, encoded by the coding sequence ATGGAGAACAAAAACAAGCAGATTGAACATTATGGTCTGTTTACAGCTACTGCCATGATTATTGGCATTGTAATCGGTTCCGGTATCTTTTTTAAAGTGGACGATGTACTAAAATTTACAGGAGGCAGTGTCGGACTAGGTATTCTTGTATTTGTTATAGGTGCCCTAAGTATTATCTTCGGAAGTCTTACCCTAACCGAACTTTCCATCCGTACGGAAGGATCCGGGGGTATCATCAGCTATTTTGAGCGGTTTATCTCACCAAAATCCGCAAGTGGTTTTGGATGGTTTCAGACTTTTATCTATTTTCCGACTATTAATGCAGTAATATCATGGGTAGCAGCACTTTATATTTTCTCCTTTTTAGGAATAAATGCTTCTTTAGAAGCACAGATTGCTTTAGGCTATGTTATTTTCACATTTTTTTATGGTGTTAATATCTTATCATATAAATTAGGCGGCTATATTCAAAATATTGCCGCAATCATAAAACTTATTCCATTGGTTGTTATTGCAGTGGCCGGAATTTTTTATCATGGTCAGCCTGCTGCAATACCCACCGGTATAGAGGTCATCAAGAAAACCCACGTGGGACTTGCCTGGCTGGCAGCTCTGGCCCCTATTGCCTTCTCCTTTGACGGTTGGGTTGTATCTGTTAATATTACAAATGAAGTAAGAAACCCCAAACGAAATATGCCTCTGGCACTTATAATAGGACCTTTGACCGTATTATCTGTATATATCCTATACTTTTTAGGTTTAAACAACATGCTGGGCTCTGAATATATTATGTCTTTGGGGAATGATGCTGTTAATAAGGCCGGTGCGATTATTTTAGGAAGCAGCGGTACAAAATTGCTGTTATTCTTTATTGTTATATCCGTTCTGGGGGTTGTAAACGGAATGACCTTAGGAAGCATACGTATGCCTCAAAGCCTAGCCGCCAGAAACATGATTCCTGGTGCCGAAAAGGTTGCAAGGCTTCACCCAAAATATGAGATTTCACTCCCTTCCGCTCTTATAGCTTATATTACAGCAGCGGTCTGGATGCTGCTCCATTACATCACTATGAAGACTGATTTCCTAAAGGGAAGCGATATCAGCGAAATAGCGATTGTATTCAGTTATATCTGCTATATGCTGCTTTATATGAAGGTTATTTCTTTACGGAAAAATGGTGAAATCAAAAGTTTCTTCAAAGGAATCCTTTGCCCGGTATTAGGATTATTCGGATCGCTTATTATCTTAATTGGAGGGCTCATTTCCAATCCTCTTCATGTAATCTGCTTTATCCTTTTCTGCGGACTGGTTTGCTTATTAGGATTTCTGTATTTTAAAGGAAAAGCTTCTAAATAG
- a CDS encoding NAD-dependent epimerase/dehydratase family protein has product MKVLVLGGTRYFGRHLVDELLLKQYDVTIATRGITADPFGNEVQRIKVDRTKEEDMKKAFLGKEYDIVYDDIAYSSNDIKYALDNISCKRYVFVSTISVYDELHMDTREEDFDPMKGKLIWCDREDFTYNIIKQHAERALFQEYAGRQSSVAVRFPFVIGKDDYTQRLFFYVDHIKKGIPMNVDNKKEMLGFIDSREAGRFLSFIGDNDFRGIINAASKGAVSVEEIINYTEEKTGKAAILSEEGDRAPYNGADSFSIDVSRGESTGFTFSEVRDWIWGLLDYYISL; this is encoded by the coding sequence ATGAAGGTACTGGTATTAGGCGGAACCAGATATTTTGGCAGGCATCTGGTTGATGAACTTCTCTTAAAGCAGTATGATGTCACAATAGCAACCAGAGGAATAACAGCGGACCCTTTTGGAAATGAAGTGCAGCGCATAAAAGTAGACCGCACGAAGGAAGAGGATATGAAGAAGGCTTTTCTGGGTAAGGAATATGATATTGTTTATGACGATATCGCTTACAGCTCCAATGATATCAAGTATGCCCTTGATAATATAAGCTGCAAACGTTACGTTTTTGTTTCCACCATCTCTGTATACGATGAACTGCATATGGATACCAGAGAGGAGGATTTTGACCCGATGAAAGGAAAGCTTATATGGTGTGACAGGGAGGACTTTACCTATAACATTATTAAGCAGCACGCAGAACGGGCACTTTTTCAGGAATATGCAGGAAGGCAGTCTTCCGTTGCAGTTCGTTTTCCCTTCGTAATCGGAAAAGATGACTATACCCAGAGATTATTCTTTTATGTAGACCACATTAAGAAAGGTATCCCTATGAATGTCGATAATAAAAAGGAGATGCTAGGATTCATTGATTCCAGGGAAGCAGGCAGATTTCTTTCTTTTATCGGAGATAATGATTTTAGGGGAATTATAAATGCCGCCAGCAAAGGGGCAGTATCCGTTGAAGAAATAATTAACTATACCGAAGAAAAGACAGGAAAGGCGGCAATTCTTTCGGAGGAAGGTGATAGAGCTCCTTATAACGGAGCAGATAGTTTTTCAATTGATGTTAGCCGCGGGGAAAGCACTGGGTTCACCTTCTCTGAGGTTAGAGATTGGATTTGGGGACTGTTGGATTATTACATTTCTTTGTAA
- a CDS encoding DJ-1/PfpI family protein: MKVLLLLAKGFETMEFSVFIDIIGWARNDFNCNITVHTCGFTKQVISTFLVPVTVDKLLEEIHTEDYDALAIPGGFEEFGFYEEAYDERFLQIIREFHEQNKPIASVCVAALALGKSGILTGKRATTYHLGNGRRQNQLREFGAIVVDEPVVTDEKITTSYCPQTAPFVAFQLLEQLAGKELADTVRIAMGF, translated from the coding sequence ATGAAAGTATTATTATTGTTGGCAAAGGGCTTTGAGACCATGGAGTTTTCTGTCTTTATTGATATTATAGGATGGGCACGAAATGATTTTAACTGCAATATCACTGTCCACACCTGTGGCTTCACCAAACAGGTTATCAGTACTTTTTTGGTTCCGGTAACTGTGGATAAGCTATTGGAGGAGATACATACCGAAGATTACGATGCCCTTGCCATACCGGGAGGTTTTGAAGAATTCGGCTTCTATGAAGAAGCTTACGATGAAAGATTCTTACAGATAATTCGTGAGTTCCATGAACAGAATAAACCGATTGCCTCTGTCTGTGTAGCTGCTTTGGCTCTCGGTAAAAGCGGCATTCTGACAGGCAAAAGAGCCACAACCTACCATCTGGGAAATGGCAGACGCCAGAACCAGCTGCGAGAATTTGGGGCAATTGTGGTAGACGAGCCTGTAGTAACTGATGAAAAGATAACAACTTCCTACTGCCCTCAGACAGCTCCCTTTGTCGCCTTCCAATTGCTTGAACAGCTGGCGGGAAAGGAACTGGCTGATACAGTAAGAATTGCCATGGGATTTTAG
- a CDS encoding ribonucleotide-diphosphate reductase subunit beta, translating into MDKKKIFNENGVRGTENLIEGNTTNLREWNRIKYSWAKTFYRTMLNNFWIPEEISLNEDIKQFPLLTNGERNAFDKIISFLNFLDSIQSENLPNLSRYVTAPEISSLLNIQAFQEEIHAQSYSYILDTVTNPVTRDKIYDEWREDKHLLERNRYIANIYQEFNENPTLENFIRTVTANYILEGIYFYSGFSFFYTLARQGKMTATSTIFKYINRDEITHLVLFQNIIKELKNERPEIFAGETTEQIREMMRTGVEHEISWGQYVTNNEILGINNNLIEKYIKYLGNQRLKAIGIEELYPEITENPMAWIEGFSSLNQTKTDFFEAKVTNYTKAAAFDFDDLE; encoded by the coding sequence ATGGATAAGAAAAAGATATTTAATGAAAACGGTGTGAGAGGAACAGAAAACCTGATTGAGGGAAATACAACAAATCTGCGTGAATGGAACCGTATCAAGTACAGTTGGGCAAAGACTTTTTACAGGACAATGCTAAATAACTTCTGGATACCCGAGGAGATTTCCTTAAATGAGGATATTAAGCAATTTCCTCTATTAACAAACGGAGAAAGGAATGCTTTTGACAAAATTATATCCTTCCTTAACTTCCTGGATTCTATCCAGAGCGAAAATTTACCCAATTTATCCCGTTATGTGACGGCTCCGGAGATTTCCTCGTTATTAAATATACAGGCATTTCAAGAAGAAATCCACGCTCAAAGTTACTCTTATATTTTGGATACAGTGACCAATCCGGTAACCAGGGACAAGATTTATGACGAGTGGAGAGAGGATAAACATCTGTTGGAGAGAAACCGTTACATTGCCAATATCTATCAGGAATTCAATGAAAATCCGACTTTGGAGAATTTCATTCGTACGGTTACTGCCAATTATATCTTGGAGGGAATCTATTTCTACTCCGGCTTTAGTTTTTTCTATACTCTGGCAAGACAGGGGAAAATGACTGCAACCAGTACCATTTTTAAGTATATTAATAGGGATGAGATAACCCATCTGGTACTCTTTCAGAATATCATAAAGGAATTAAAGAATGAAAGACCGGAAATCTTTGCGGGAGAAACAACAGAACAGATACGCGAGATGATGAGAACCGGTGTAGAACATGAGATAAGTTGGGGACAATATGTCACGAACAATGAAATTTTGGGGATAAATAATAATCTCATAGAAAAATATATTAAATATCTGGGTAATCAGAGGTTAAAGGCCATCGGGATAGAAGAGCTGTATCCCGAAATTACGGAGAATCCCATGGCCTGGATTGAAGGCTTTTCAAGCCTTAACCAGACCAAAACAGACTTTTTTGAAGCAAAGGTTACGAATTATACTAAAGCAGCAGCCTTTGACTTTGATGACCTTGAATAA
- a CDS encoding low molecular weight protein-tyrosine-phosphatase, with translation MIKVLFVCLGNICRSPMAEFVFRDMVKKNGISDKFFIASAGTSDEEEGNPVHRGTRAKLKEFGIDTSGKTAVPLKKEDYSRFDYIIGMESRNLSSMERIFKGDPDKKISRLLDLSPRPRDIADPWYTGNFDVTYEDVYEGCKLLLEHICNKEGISRERS, from the coding sequence ATGATAAAAGTATTGTTTGTATGTTTGGGAAATATCTGCCGGTCTCCAATGGCGGAGTTTGTATTTCGTGATATGGTAAAGAAGAATGGAATTTCGGATAAGTTCTTTATCGCTTCAGCCGGAACCAGTGATGAAGAAGAGGGAAATCCGGTTCATAGAGGAACCAGAGCAAAATTAAAAGAATTTGGCATAGATACTTCCGGAAAAACTGCTGTTCCATTAAAGAAAGAAGATTATAGCCGATTTGATTATATTATTGGCATGGAGAGCCGAAATCTATCTTCTATGGAGCGTATTTTTAAAGGTGATCCGGATAAGAAAATCAGCAGATTGTTGGATCTGTCACCACGCCCCAGGGATATAGCAGATCCATGGTATACGGGGAATTTTGATGTGACATACGAAGACGTATACGAAGGCTGTAAACTTCTTCTGGAACACATTTGCAACAAAGAGGGAATCAGCCGGGAAAGAAGTTAA
- a CDS encoding ribonucleoside-diphosphate reductase subunit alpha: MDIMIKKRNGNYEPLYVEKTKKMVAYACNGLAGCDPAELEMDSNIQFRDGMSTKEIQKILIQTAIEKTIQTTRDPYGNEVKKTNIDWQYAAARLLMSDLYKEAAINRSYDHFGYGDFYELVLKLTNLHYYGDYLLKEYTEADIRELGTYIKEERDLLFNYEGLKLLADRYLIQGFDKEVYELPQERFMVIAMHLAIPEGNKKIEYAKKFYDILSELKMTVATPTLAAAGTPFHQLSSCFISVVGDNLWSIYDVNSKFASVSKHGGALGIYMGKVRALNSEIRGYKNTSGGVVPWIRLYNDTAVAVDQLGRRKGGASVTLDIWHQDLYEFLDLKTNNGDDRRKAHDIFPALSIPDLFMKRLSERGDWSLFDPYDVKKQMGFYLEDCYDEEEDGEFTKRYLACESNGNLKRIVVSTLDIMKKVMKSAVETGTPFIFYRDTVNRANPNKHAGMIYASNLCHEIAQNMSESILLEERIESREGESQVLTRVKSGDMVTCNLNSINLGRVNKEDLKDVIPLQIRMLDNVITLNQSPVQEARVTSDKYRAIGLGTSGYHHYLVNHGIAWESEEHLKEADALFEEIGYQAIKASCELAKEKGAYPVFTGSQWQTGEYFESRGYTSKRWEMLKAEVKEHGLRNGYLTAVAPTGSTSNIAGTTAGIDPIFRKFFIEEKKGSFTPKAAPDLSEENFWLYKEAHHIDQLYSIKACGIRQRHIDQSQSFNLYITPEVKAKDILNLYVEAWKNGVKTIYYVRNQSLEMDECTSCSS; encoded by the coding sequence ATGGATATAATGATAAAAAAGCGCAACGGCAATTACGAGCCCTTATATGTTGAAAAAACCAAGAAAATGGTTGCCTATGCCTGCAATGGCCTTGCAGGATGTGACCCGGCAGAGCTTGAGATGGATTCCAATATTCAGTTTCGGGATGGTATGAGCACCAAGGAAATTCAAAAGATTCTTATTCAGACAGCTATAGAGAAGACAATACAGACTACAAGAGATCCTTACGGCAATGAAGTAAAAAAAACAAATATTGACTGGCAGTATGCTGCTGCAAGATTGTTAATGTCTGATTTGTATAAAGAGGCCGCTATTAATAGAAGTTATGATCATTTTGGATACGGGGATTTTTACGAACTGGTTCTTAAGCTGACAAATCTTCATTATTATGGTGATTATCTTTTAAAAGAGTACACAGAGGCAGACATCCGTGAACTTGGGACCTACATAAAGGAAGAAAGAGATTTATTATTCAATTATGAAGGGCTGAAGCTGTTGGCGGACCGGTATCTTATTCAAGGTTTTGATAAGGAAGTATATGAGCTGCCTCAGGAACGCTTTATGGTAATTGCCATGCACCTTGCTATTCCGGAGGGTAATAAAAAAATTGAATATGCTAAGAAATTTTATGATATCTTAAGTGAGCTGAAGATGACTGTTGCCACGCCTACTTTGGCTGCCGCAGGCACCCCTTTTCATCAGCTGAGCAGCTGTTTTATTTCTGTGGTAGGAGACAACCTTTGGTCCATCTATGATGTCAATTCCAAGTTCGCCAGTGTATCAAAGCATGGCGGAGCTTTGGGTATCTATATGGGAAAGGTCAGAGCTTTAAACAGCGAGATAAGAGGCTACAAGAACACCTCCGGCGGTGTGGTACCCTGGATAAGGCTATATAATGATACAGCAGTGGCGGTGGATCAGCTGGGAAGAAGAAAGGGCGGTGCTTCCGTAACCCTGGATATCTGGCATCAGGACCTTTATGAGTTCCTGGATTTAAAGACCAACAATGGGGATGACAGAAGAAAGGCACATGATATATTCCCTGCATTGAGCATTCCGGACCTTTTTATGAAGAGATTATCCGAAAGAGGGGATTGGTCCTTATTTGATCCTTATGACGTGAAGAAGCAAATGGGCTTTTACCTGGAAGATTGCTATGACGAGGAAGAGGATGGAGAATTTACAAAACGTTATCTTGCCTGCGAAAGCAATGGGAATTTAAAAAGGATAGTGGTATCCACTTTAGATATTATGAAGAAAGTCATGAAATCGGCTGTGGAAACCGGAACACCTTTTATTTTTTACCGTGATACGGTAAACAGGGCAAATCCCAACAAACATGCAGGTATGATCTATGCATCGAACCTTTGCCATGAGATCGCTCAGAATATGAGTGAATCCATTCTTTTAGAAGAGAGAATTGAGAGCAGAGAGGGAGAAAGTCAGGTTCTTACAAGGGTAAAATCAGGCGATATGGTTACCTGTAATTTGAATTCCATTAATCTGGGCAGAGTAAATAAAGAAGACCTAAAAGATGTTATTCCATTACAAATACGAATGTTGGATAATGTTATTACACTGAATCAGTCTCCGGTACAAGAAGCCAGAGTCACCAGTGATAAATACCGCGCAATAGGACTTGGTACAAGCGGTTATCATCATTACCTGGTGAATCATGGCATAGCCTGGGAGAGTGAAGAACACCTAAAGGAAGCCGATGCCTTATTTGAAGAGATTGGGTATCAGGCTATAAAAGCTTCCTGCGAATTGGCAAAAGAAAAGGGAGCCTATCCGGTTTTCACCGGGTCCCAGTGGCAGACCGGAGAATATTTTGAAAGCCGGGGATATACCTCAAAGAGATGGGAAATGTTAAAAGCTGAGGTGAAAGAGCATGGCCTTAGAAATGGCTATCTGACGGCGGTAGCACCTACGGGAAGCACTTCCAATATTGCTGGTACGACAGCAGGGATAGACCCAATCTTTCGTAAGTTCTTTATCGAAGAGAAGAAGGGAAGCTTTACGCCGAAGGCTGCGCCAGACCTGTCAGAGGAGAATTTCTGGCTGTATAAGGAAGCTCATCACATTGATCAACTCTATAGCATTAAAGCCTGCGGTATCAGGCAAAGACATATCGACCAGTCCCAGTCCTTTAACCTGTATATAACACCGGAGGTGAAGGCAAAGGATATTCTTAATCTCTATGTAGAGGCCTGGAAGAATGGCGTAAAGACCATATATTATGTACGGAACCAGTCATTGGAGATGGATGAGTGCACAAGCTGTTCCAGTTAG
- a CDS encoding L,D-transpeptidase family protein has product MNELTNKNSSNKEKGSLAKKALLYGGVAVAVPLLIIYLFLAFYYKSHFYHNTTINGVNVSGMTEAQAEAAINEEVESYVLTIKERNDLTEKLHGEDIGLNTVYDEKLSDLLLTQNSYTWPAALLKAHKITLKAALLYSDELLTEYFDGLKSFASDYDIAPVNAHISDYGDKGYEIVPENQGAKVNRDKMFEAVKAAILSLKTELSLEEAGVYEKPTIFSDNADLKKALDKMNKMAGSVITYHFGDVTEVLDGKKISKWLAVDDNMKVTLDENGVKEYVDYIGKNYNSFGRVRTFKTSYGDVLKIKGGDYGWWLDRVTEKSDLLKLIKNGQQIERKPAYFQTAQQYGTDDIGNTYVEVNLTAQHLFFYKEGKLILESDFVSGNLSKNNGTPVGTYPVQYKENDATLVGEDYATPVKYWMPFNRNIGFHDAPWRYSFGGKIYMTNGSHGCINMPPSNAKKMFENIKRGVAVVVYELPGTESYNKKDDDSLVNKTPADKNNGTEDTGSSQGE; this is encoded by the coding sequence ATGAACGAGCTGACAAATAAAAACTCAAGTAATAAGGAGAAAGGCAGTCTTGCGAAAAAGGCACTGCTTTACGGGGGAGTTGCCGTGGCAGTACCGCTCCTTATAATTTACTTATTTCTGGCATTTTATTACAAGAGCCATTTTTATCATAACACTACGATTAATGGTGTAAACGTCTCTGGTATGACAGAAGCACAGGCGGAAGCGGCCATTAATGAGGAAGTAGAGTCTTATGTACTCACTATAAAAGAGCGTAATGACCTGACGGAAAAACTCCATGGTGAGGATATCGGGCTGAATACTGTATATGATGAGAAGCTATCAGACTTATTATTAACACAGAATTCTTATACCTGGCCAGCTGCTTTATTAAAAGCTCATAAGATTACGTTGAAAGCAGCGCTTTTGTATAGTGATGAGCTGCTTACGGAATATTTTGATGGTTTAAAGAGCTTTGCATCAGATTATGATATAGCACCAGTGAATGCTCATATTTCTGATTATGGAGATAAGGGCTATGAGATAGTACCGGAGAATCAAGGAGCAAAGGTTAATCGTGATAAGATGTTTGAGGCAGTTAAAGCGGCTATTCTTTCTTTGAAGACAGAATTAAGCCTGGAAGAAGCCGGAGTCTATGAGAAACCTACCATCTTCTCGGACAATGCGGATCTTAAGAAAGCTTTGGATAAGATGAATAAAATGGCAGGCAGCGTTATCACCTATCATTTTGGGGACGTAACGGAAGTCTTAGACGGTAAGAAAATCAGTAAGTGGCTGGCTGTTGATGATAATATGAAGGTTACGTTAGATGAAAATGGGGTAAAAGAGTATGTGGATTATATCGGGAAGAACTATAATTCCTTTGGCAGAGTCCGTACTTTTAAGACCTCCTATGGAGATGTTTTAAAGATAAAAGGCGGCGATTACGGCTGGTGGCTTGACAGAGTAACAGAAAAATCAGACCTGCTTAAACTGATAAAGAATGGTCAGCAGATAGAGAGAAAACCTGCTTATTTTCAAACTGCCCAGCAATATGGTACCGATGACATCGGTAATACATATGTAGAAGTAAATCTCACTGCCCAGCACTTATTCTTTTACAAAGAAGGAAAACTGATTCTGGAATCGGATTTTGTATCCGGTAATCTTTCAAAAAACAATGGCACACCGGTAGGTACCTATCCCGTTCAATATAAGGAAAATGATGCTACTTTAGTAGGAGAGGATTATGCGACACCGGTAAAATACTGGATGCCCTTTAACCGTAATATCGGATTCCACGATGCTCCCTGGCGTTACAGTTTTGGCGGAAAGATCTATATGACTAATGGCTCCCATGGCTGTATCAATATGCCGCCGAGCAATGCCAAAAAGATGTTTGAGAATATCAAGCGAGGAGTAGCTGTAGTAGTGTATGAGCTGCCGGGAACGGAGAGTTATAATAAGAAGGACGATGACAGTCTGGTGAACAAAACACCTGCAGATAAGAATAACGGAACGGAGGATACGGGCAGCAGTCAGGGAGAATAA